The following coding sequences lie in one Oncorhynchus keta strain PuntledgeMale-10-30-2019 unplaced genomic scaffold, Oket_V2 Un_contig_22648_pilon_pilon, whole genome shotgun sequence genomic window:
- the LOC127921584 gene encoding uncharacterized protein LOC127921584: MDPYTTGVVEEMDPYTTGVVEEMNPYTTGVVEEMDPYTTGVVEEMNPYTTGVVEEMNPYTTGVVEEMNPYTTGVVEEMNPYTTGVVEEMNPLYYWCCRGDGPLYYWCCRGDGPLYYWCCRGDEPLYYWCCRGNGPLYYWCCRGDGPLYYWCCRGDEPLYYWCCRGDEPLYYWCCRGDGPLYYWCCRGDGPLYYWCCRGDGPLYYWCCRGDEPLYYWCCRGDEPLYYWCCRGDGPLYYWCCRGDEPLYYWCCRGDGPLYYWCCRGDGPLYYWCCRGDEPLYYWCCRGDEPLYYWCCRGDEPLYHSSVVEEMNPYTTLVL; the protein is encoded by the coding sequence atggacccctatactactggtgttgtagaggagatggacccctatactactggtgttgtagaggagatgaacccctatactactggtgttgtagaggaaatggacccctatactactggtgttgtagaggagatgaacccctatactactggtgttgtagaggagatgaacccctatactactggtgttgtagaggagatgaacccctatactactggtgttgtagaggagatgaacccctatactactggtgttgtagaggagatgaaccccctatactactggtgttgtagaggagatggacccctatactactggtgttgtagaggagatggacccctatactactggtgttgtagaggagatgaacccctatactactggtgttgtagaggaaatggacccctatactactggtgttgtagaggagatggacccctatactactggtgttgtagaggagatgaacccctatactactggtgttgtagaggagatgaacccctatactactggtgttgtagaggagatggacccctatactactggtgttgtagaggagatggacccctatactactggtgttgtagaggagatggacccctatactactggtgttgtagaggagatgaacccctatactactggtgttgtagaggagatgaacccctatactactggtgttgtagaggagatggacccctatactactggtgttgtagaggagatgaacccctatactactggtgttgtagaggagatggacccctatactactggtgttgtagaggagatggacccctatactactggtgttgtagaggagatgaacccctatactactggtgttgtagaggagatgaacccctatactactggtgttgtagaggagatgaacccctataccactctagtgttgtagaggagatgaacccctataccactctagtgttgtag